From the Candidatus Peregrinibacteria bacterium genome, the window TATAGGGTCAGTAAGAAGAGGTCTGGGGACCATTTTCTGTATCTCCTCAGAAAGTTTATCCATCACCAAACTATCTGAAGAATGCACCCAACTCTTCAGTACGTTATTCCTTTCTTCTTTACTCCACTCTCTCGGTAAAACATTTTTGAGTCGTTCTCTACAACATACCAAGCTATTCCCGGTTAAGGAATTCTTATATCGAAGAAGTGCCTGCATCAATTCTTCATCGGTGAATACAAGTCCTTTCTTTTCTCTACTCTTTTGTAATTCTAGAAAAATATCCCCTAATCTCGGATTATAGTTGGCTAATTCAGTTGCTGCTCTCCTTTTCTGAGCCTCTTGTAAAACTCCTTCTAAGGGGGCTTCAAGTAAATGAGAAATTTGTCCAGAATAGTCACCCATAAATTGGCAAAGATTTCTCAGATTGGGTCTAATGGCTCCTCCTGGATTTTTTTTCGCATCACCCAACATTTCTGTTAGCAAGCGCCTTACCTCTTCGACTGTTGGCAATGCTCCATGAATAGAAAGCAATTTTTCGATGAAGACTTCTCTCCATGCAGCCTTTTCTTGATGATCTTCGGCAGAATTATGACCTTCCATATGAATTATTAATGGCGCATATCATAAAAGAAATATGTTTGCTTGTCAATAACTACTGCCTGCCGGTATCCGTCAGGAAAGTCCTTTAGAAACGCAGGAATTTTTATTTGCATGAAACGCCATTTTTCACATTTGTTTTTGACTTCTCATAGCAATGACTCAGGCAGAGGACAAATCTTGCGAGTCAATCTATTTCTCATAATTTTCATAAACCTTCACATCATTAATAATCTCTCTTTCGATCTCATTATTATTTAAACCAACATTTTGTTCTTGAGGATCAGGAGGTTTTAGCATTTTTCCTTCGTTAAAATAATACTTATTTTCTATTACCTTTTTTTCTTCTGAATCAAATTTTTCATCCAATTTCGACTTTTCATAACTGAATCTCGTTTTTAATACAAAAATTAACTTCCCGTTCTGAAAATAATACTGAGAAGTTTGATCGTCTCTCTCTCCTTCAAATTTAACAATTATTTTTTTTATTTCTTCTTTATCATAAATTTTCTCAAGATTAATCATAACTAATTCGTATATTTTAGTACTTTCAAATGAATAATTATGAGGATTTATATCTTTGTAAACATTAATATCATGGTATGACTTTCTTTCATATTTTCCTATTGAAGTATCAATTTTTGAACGTATCTCTTCAATTTCTTCTTGCGATTGAAACTTGTCCTCAATTTTCTTAACTTCTTCCGAGTGCAATTTGCTTCCTGATAAAGGCGTGTCTTGCGCTGGTGGCTTTGGAGCTGTTCCTATTGTAGAAAACCCGAGTTCTAAAAAAAAGATGAAGGCGATAAATTTGAGAATTATATTCATACACTATTAGGAAATTTAGGAAAGTTTATCATTTTTTTTCATTTTTTTTTCTGAAGATCGCCTGTGAATTGTCCAAAAGTTATCTGGAAATGAGGGGGATTTTTATTTGCATGAAACTCCCTCTTTTAATTTGTTGAATCCGAGATCATCAAATTCACCAGGAAATCGATCTGCTTCCTCCTTGAATTTCTGTGATTTTTGATCAACTTCTTTTCCTTCTTCAATCCAGTTCGTAAGCACTTCATTCTTAAAATAATATTTACTCTCAGTTTCTGACTTATTTTTCGAGCCTTCCATATAAAATGGCATATCATATTCTGTCGTCAAAGAATCGATAAAAACTACATTCCCATTATTGAGATAAATATTTTCTTCAGTTTTTCCGTTTTCCCCAAAAAATATTGCTGCCACTTTTACAAGAGCATTGGAATCGTAATAGGATATGACAGAGGCGCCTTCTGTGCTGAGTCCGAGTATACCTCCCTTGCATACAACATATCCAAAGGGATTGTTGTCTATTTCATTTATGTAATCTTCAGTTTCTTGAATTTTTCCGGCAAGTGACATATTTTTAGTCACATGATTTTTTTGAAGTTTTTTCGACTCGTCAAGGAATTGAAAACTCCCAATCATCTCACTCAGATAATCAGTTTGTTGACCATCTTGCAGATCAATCAGAGGTGATTGATCTTTTTCTATAAGAACGATCTTTTTTTCTGTTGGAGAATAATGCAGAAGTGATGTTGGAGTGGCGGAACATCCTTCTTTTTCAGTATTTACAATGGTATTCAATCTCACGAAGTTAGTCTCGACCATTTTATTATATTCTGGAAACAGTTGACAATTCTTTCCATATTGTTCCTGAATAAATTTCCGGATATCATCTTCTGACTCAATATTTTTTCCAAGAATCAGTGGTATTTTAAATTCAATATTCAAGCCATTTCGTCCAAAAATATAAAATATATTCTTCTCCTGAAGAAGAGAAATTTTATTATTTCCGAGCATATATGGATACTGAATCGTAAAACTATATTTACTATTAACGTACGAATCCCATCTTTTTGCAATTTGCTCCTCCCTGTGGTTCCTAATTGATGGTGCTTCTTCAGTTGATGGATTCGGCACAGTTTCAATTGGAGCAGATCCCAGTTTAAAAAAGAAGATGAAGGCGATAAATTTGAGAATTATATTCATACACTATTAGGAAATTTAGGAAAGTTTATCATTTTTTTGCATTTTTTTTCTGAAGGTCATCTTTTGATTGTCCAAAGGTCATCTGGAAATGAGGCGGGTCTGTGTCTGGTTTTTTCCAATCACCGCCCCATTCGAAGCCGAAACTTTTTGCTATATTTACCACACTCTGAGTAAGAACTTTCCAAGTTGGCTGACCATTTTTCATTTCATACACGTCAATAGCCAAACCATAATTATGATAGCTTTCACCTCCTTTTGCATTAGTTCTCCAAGGACCAGCAGGAGGATCGGTACGACTCTGATTATAAAGTGCATTTTGCTCTGCTATGCTACGGTATCCGTCCCCAACACGCAATTGAGTATCTTGCTCTTGTTCCGCAGTGTTAATAAAATCTGTTGCTGGAACCTGAACCTTTGGATCAAGTTCTTGTATTCTTTCCGTTGTTTTGGAATCCCATGTTTCGTCGGAAAATGAAGCAGGATCTTTTATAAATTTCTCAATCGCTGTGGCCATCTTATTCACAGCATCTGAGAGCGTCTCTTTGCTGCGATTGTCAGTGTAATTGTTCGCGCTTTTTGCGAGCCAACCATCACCTTCTCCGAAATTATCAAAAGTGAGAATACTCCCTAATTTGCTCAAGACAGAAGCATCTTTTTTAATTGCGCCACTCGGATCCACATACCTCAGTGGATTATTTCTCACATAGGAATATTTGTTGAATGACTGGGGATCAGTGAGGTCTCCTTCCCATGGATCTTGAGAAGCAAATTGCCCTATTTTTGGATTATAGTATCGAGCTCCGTAATAATAGAGATTCGTTTCCGGATCGAGTTCTTTCCCGTTGAATTTGTAATTATTTTCATAGGCAAAAGTAAATTCACCGGATACACAAAGGAAATATAAAACAAAAATCGTCGTGAGAAAAAATGAAAAGGAGTTTTTCATACAAAAAATAATAATGAGAAAAAACTAACTTCATTGTAATTTCTCTACGAAATGAAAAAAGTTTTGCAACAGAGAAGATGCCGAAACTGTGCTTCAGACCACCACTATCATGAACACGATTCTGTTGTCACTGGTCGACGACAGAATCGGAAAAGAATTTTTTATTGTTTTTTTACATATATATACTATTGTCATGTTGATAAAAAACATATATAATTACTATGAATTAACTATATTTTATCTATATGACTACTGTATTTTTCAAAATTAACGACATTCAGGAAAATGAGGTTAAGGGAATGATGCAGGAGGAAGGGTACACCAATAAAGCTGAATTTTTTCGCTTTTTGATCAAGTTTTATAAATACAACAAGGGGGCAAATGAGAAAAATTTTGAAACAGCAACAAAAGAATTAGCTGCCGTCTTGGGAAAACTAAACAAGGAAGGTAAGCTGACATCATCACTTGATGACCAGCTTGCAGATGTATAAAATTGTTATTACCGATTATTTCAAAAAACAGCTGAAAAGGTTGGTCGGGGCGATCCGCCTCGGGCGGACGACCGCACTAAACTTCAAAATGGTCGGGGCGGCGGGATTCGAACCCACGACCGCATGACCCCCAGCCATGCATTCTAACCAACTGAACTACGCCCCGATTTGTTCGAATTCTAAATTTATCTCCACTTTTTTTCAAATCATTCTGCATTCTTTCCCCCAAAAAACAAAAACGTTCCCCCTCACTCATCGCGAAAAGGAACGCTTGAGATATTAAACTCTGGTCTTTATTGAGGTGTCGCCTTCTTCTCCACCACCGTAAGTTGCCCCTTCATATTCCCGTGTCCTTCACCGCAGAGAACAGAGCAAACGAATGGAAATGTTCCCACTTTATCAGCAACAAATTCAATGTCAACTGTCTCTCCAGCAGGAACCTTTTTATTGATTCCATACTGTGGAATAGCAAGACCATGCTCTACATCAAGGCTTGTTACCGAAAGGCGAACAGTGTCTCCTTCCTCTACAGTAATTTCTGAAGGAATAAATTTCCATTTTTTTGCTGTCATAACAAACTCTTTTACATTTCCTT encodes:
- a CDS encoding M15 family metallopeptidase, encoding MKNSFSFFLTTIFVLYFLCVSGEFTFAYENNYKFNGKELDPETNLYYYGARYYNPKIGQFASQDPWEGDLTDPQSFNKYSYVRNNPLRYVDPSGAIKKDASVLSKLGSILTFDNFGEGDGWLAKSANNYTDNRSKETLSDAVNKMATAIEKFIKDPASFSDETWDSKTTERIQELDPKVQVPATDFINTAEQEQDTQLRVGDGYRSIAEQNALYNQSRTDPPAGPWRTNAKGGESYHNYGLAIDVYEMKNGQPTWKVLTQSVVNIAKSFGFEWGGDWKKPDTDPPHFQMTFGQSKDDLQKKNAKK
- a CDS encoding cupredoxin domain-containing protein; translation: MKSLQKSFVFGSALLLLLSLSACNTPKSRTPNKSLEKKSTETPVPGNDKVAPEVKGTDTDTPQAKDAKNVPENKEKESDVKNIPAPEAKNTENVPVAKGNVKEFVMTAKKWKFIPSEITVEEGDTVRLSVTSLDVEHGLAIPQYGINKKVPAGETVDIEFVADKVGTFPFVCSVLCGEGHGNMKGQLTVVEKKATPQ